A genomic region of Rhipicephalus sanguineus isolate Rsan-2018 chromosome 1, BIME_Rsan_1.4, whole genome shotgun sequence contains the following coding sequences:
- the LOC119374159 gene encoding protein maelstrom, whose protein sequence is MSLGRYVTASALGLVPTQVINVYLGTTVRSMEAVLDDDATAATGYAVLLAQVVLSVVLMSLIVRKARQELRDTVLSSGCSSRASLDTAFCPHFPWVPVAPMQTAWARPVV, encoded by the exons ATGAGCCTGGGCCGGTACGTGACGGCGTCCGCGCTGGGCCTAGTGCCGACGCAGGTCATCAACGTCTACCTGGGGACCACGGTGCGCTCCATGGAGGCAGTGCTCGACGACGACGCCACCGCGGCCACCGGTTACGCCGTGCTCCTAGCTCAG GTCGTGCTGAGCGTGGTGCTCATGAGCCTGATCGTGCGCAAGGCCCGCCAGGAGCTGCGCGACACCGTCCTGTCGTCGGGTTGTTCGTCGCGGGCCTCCCTGGACACCGCCTTCTGTCCGCACTTCCCCTGGGTGCCTGTCGCGCCGATGCAGACCGCGTGGGCGCGGCCAGTCGTCTGA